A single window of Hemicordylus capensis ecotype Gifberg chromosome 15, rHemCap1.1.pri, whole genome shotgun sequence DNA harbors:
- the LOC128337951 gene encoding A-kinase anchor protein 4-like: MAAMKWKDDSELDCLLQTTKMVQDIDWLHCRASLCKVSLYTQDQLRGSKDRKLVCFVDVSSLNATDRDSNPLPCSSRYGETDPPEAFDLEEKEIIVMKDESKNTLNTEGAVCFFKASPCRKGNVGTWLSSDLQKYAAGFQHALTPSNAPPKSLLSDSAGADKTPLSSFPAFNCSGGA, translated from the coding sequence ATGGCAGCAATGAAATGGAAAGACGATTCGgagctggattgcctcctccagACCACCAAGATGGTTCAGGACATTGACTGGTTGCATTGCCGGGCCAGCCTGTGCAAAGTCAGCCTTTACACTCAGGACCAGCTGAGAGGCAGCAAGGACCGCAAGCTGGTCTGCTTTGTGGACGTCTCCAGCCTGAATGCCACAGACAGAGATTCGAACCCCCTGCCATGCAGTAGCCGGTATGGCGAAACGGACCCTCCGGAGGCATTTGACCTTGAGGAGAAGGAGATCATTGTCATGAAGGATGAGAGCAAGAACACCTTAAACACAGAAGGAGCCGTCTGTTTCTTCAAAGCAAGCCCCTGCAGAAAAGGCAACGTGGGGACCTGGCTCAGTAGCGACCTTCAGAAATATGCAGCTGGGTTCCAGCACGCCTTGACCCCTTCGAATGCCCCTCCGAAATCTCTCCTTTCTGATTCGGCAGGGGCTGACAAGACACCTCTGAGCAGCTTTCCAGCTTTCAACTGCTCCGGCGGCGCCTAA